GACAAACTTGAACTGAGAATTGAGCATTCtacaaatttttttcaaaagtatcaaggtcatgaaagacaaagaatgaatgaggaacatgaaagacaaagaatgaatgaggaatgaaagaaaaagactaaaggggactaaaaggaaatgacaactaaatgcaacttGAGCTCTTGGATTGATTTCTggtccaggaaaaaaaaggactttATTGGAACAACAGATGAAATTTAAATAGGATCTGTTAAAAATATTCTATCAATACTAACTTCCTGGCTTGGATCATTGGTGGATACAAGATGTTATCATTTAACGGTATTTCGTAATCATCATTTTTATGTATGGCATTTCACCAGGATGTAACTATATCATTTGAAATCTGTCCTTTTGCTCTTTTAGGAAAAATCCTGAATCTCCTACCTGATGATGCTGTGAATTCTGTAACCAGAATGGTTCTGGTAAATGCCGTTTACTTTAAAGGAATTTGGGAACATCAATTCTTGGTCCAAAATACCACAGAAAAGCCTTTCAGAATAAACAAGGTAGGAACCTGTTAATAACCAGTATGAACTTTTACATGGCATTGCAAAGggaattctattttaaatgtattctctCTGACTATATGCTCCTGTAAACTACGGCTCTCACTAGGGCAGGGGTGACTGTGCTGAAAAGCCCAGTTCCACCCTACCTGGAAATTcccctttcattattttttctctgaaaatagaCTATTCACGTATTTTATTACTCAGTCCTTGCTGCAACTACGGTAGAGTAGGTAAGGTAGTTATTACATTCATTTCCCAGGTTAGAAATGCAGCATGGTTAAGTGACTAGAGCCATGCTTAAGTTAGAAGGCTACCAGGACCATAACCCCAAACTCTTCACTTACTAGTTCTATTCTTGTCCTATTAAGCCAGTACTACCGTATACCAAACTCTTACCCttccataagaaaaagaaataaaaattttaaaatcttatttctttaGTTAACATTTCCTTCTGTGTTAGGGCACAGCACACTTGTTTTTGATTACTTCAGCAACGAGGGAGACTAATGGAAGCTGACAGATACACCTAAGGGCTGGAATGTGGCTGGGTCTTGGGACTTGAGTGGAAACAAGGATTCAAGTGTTGTCAGGATTCTTTCTCTATCTTTCCAACTTTGTTTCTCCCATCATTCTTCTCTCAGACTGAGGTCTAACTTCCTCTGCGTCCCGGTCCACAAAGGCAGAACATGGCTACCCACATCTCCTCCATTCTACAGACCAGTCTGATAGGTCTCATTCCAAATTCCTAGGACAGGAACCGATTGGCCAAagattgttaacattttttagtcCTGGGGTGGATCATCTCACATAAACAGTGCTGTTGAGGACCTACTGCTGTAACCATATGGTTGTGTGCAATAGGCGGTTTTCAGATAATCAGTGGGGTAAGGATGGGGAAGGAACTGAACATATAACCCAATAGGCTAAGTAGAAATGAGCTGGATAGTTACTTGGCTTAATATATTCACCAGGAGTTTTCAGATGCAAGTGATAGAAAAGCATTCCAAACTAGCTCCAGTAAAATGGGCATTGTGTTAGCATTAGCTTAGGCAACTAAGAAGAACTGGGAAGTCTGGGAGTGGGATCTTTGAATCTCAAACATAATCCATTTTCTCTGCCCCACCCCTGACCCCTCCTTTTTGCCTTCATTCTCTAATACTAAAGATGGAATTTATCCATATGACCAGGGAATATGACAGCCCCATATTCTAGCTTCACAGCCCATAGACAAAGTCTTAGCTGCCAGCTCTAACAGAACGCTCCCAAACAGCACTCTGGTTGGTGCCATTCATACGCTTATCCTTGAGACAATCACTGTATCACAGAGTATCCTGAATGAATAGCCCTGGTCACATGGCCACTACCTTAGCAGAACAGTAGGATTttgtgatggacatttagctccacatagaatggataaataacataCGTCTACAATGTCTGAATTGcagggttttgcttttttttcaccATTGGCTTTACTAAAAATTCATAATGTCATGTATCTACcgttacagtatcatacagaatgcTTTCATTGTCCTAAAAATGCCCTGTGCTCCAAACTTTCATCCCTCCCTCtaaatccctggcaaccactgatctttttacggtctctatagttttgcctttttcagaatgccGTATAATCAGAATTgcatagtatgtagccttttcagactctCTTCTTCCACTTAGCGATATGTATTTCAAGTTCCTCCAtgcctttttatggcttgatagatcatttcactttattgcagaatactattccattgtatggatgtagcagtttgtttatccattcaccttacTGAagggcattttggttgcttccagtcTTTAGCAATTATgactaaagctgctataaacatttgtgtgcaagatTTTGTGTGGACACGTTTTAAACTCATTTTGGTAATTACCCAGGAGCACagttgctggatcacatggtaagacTGTATTTAGCTTTAAAGAAACCACCGTACTGTCATCCAATGTGGcttccattttgcattctcactgGCAGAGAATGTCAGTTCCACCCTCGTTAGAAGTTTATGTTATCAGTGTCCTGAACTTTTAGCCATTCTATTAGATCTGTAGTGGTATCttcactgttttaatttgcaattccctaaggACATaagattgaacatcttttcatatgctgtaCCTCTGCCTTTGGTGAGGTATCAGTTCAGATCTTtcacctgtttttaaaattgggttcTTTGCCTTataattgttgagttttaagagttcttctcAAATTTTGGATACCGGTCCTTTATCAATTATGTGTTTTGAAACTCTTATCTCCTAGTttattgcttgtcttttcattctcttagtgAATTTCGGTTTTATGATACTAAAATACCCtcacacaaaaacacaaaacacaaatgtTTGTGTGTGAAATGCACCTTACTCAGTTTCTGAATCACTGGCATTTACATAGTTTGCATAAGACTCAGAAttctaagtgtttggtagaatccaGCTTGCCATGATTTATAGAGGATGCCATAACAGTGTCAGAGAAAGAAACTCCCACATCATTTATCGATGATGTTATCCAGTAGAACACATATTTCCAGAAAACAAGGTTTGAATAGTTTTATTCAGCATTTAGCGGAGGATCACTAGCTTTGCCAGTGTCCCAGACTACTGGGAACCAATGATGCTAAAGAATTAACGATTTGGTGGAACACCTCCCTAGTGATTTTGCTACGTATATTCTACAGACTACAAGCAAACCAGTGCAAATGATGTCCACGAAAGAAAAACTTCaagtattttacataaaaaaGCCACAAGCCAAAGGCCTTCAACTCTTCTATGAGAGCCATGACCTCAGCCTACTCATACTACTGCCGGAAGACAGCAGTGGGCTGGATCAGGTAAAGGGATCAGCCTATTCATCCCtaccttctttcctctcccctttggtaacaagtttgttttctatatctgtgagtctgtgtctgttttgcatatacatttatttgtatggaaaaaaactttaaaaaaagacatcagtcTGTCTGACATGAAGAGGGTTCTAGTGTTTATCCCTCCTGGGAAAAACATAAAGACATGATCTCCCAGTTCTTTAATTTCTGCAGAGGAAGGCAACCAACGTACCTTGAGCCCTAGGTACTGTATTTATACATCATTTAAGCTTTACAAAACTTTGTCAGGTTGATATTACTATCCCTCAGGAAGGTTAAGTAATCTATAGACACCTTTAGCATAGGGTAGTCACACAAACAACCACACAAACAACAGATAGAGATATTTATTGTCAGTCACAAAGCTGTGTGGATTGATCATAACAATCTTTCAGTTAATATaggtctttcttctccttctggtaggACTtacctaattaattttttaatcacttGCATTAATCTAGCCTTAgacatatgtttaaaaatattaaatggattctaaaacagtttttaaaaaacattttttatcaagTTAACACTCTTCAGGAGATAAAGTCTGTATCAGTGCATCTTCAAGTATTACTTAAGTTGTTCATCTGTTAAACTTCTCTTAAGCCTGACTTTGGTCTGACCACATTTCTGAGCAATTCGCATGTCTAAACTGAACACTAGTTTCTCATGCAATAAGTGTTCTGTCGTTCTTTACACTGTGCCTAATTTCTCGTGTGCCAGATTCTTTATGTTTCCACCACCCTACTAGTGTGTAGAAAGATTTCTAAATAGTGTCATAAAATTTGTGAAACTGGAGAGGATGGTAGAAATAAGACCAAGTGTGAATACTAAACTATTAGAGTTACACCCTTAAAAGATaagcctttctttttaaaagtgcagGTTCCTGACCTGAAGATATTGTCACTTACTGCacataatttacaaatatgtcACTGATAGCAATACTTGGATCTAGAAAACTCTTAAAGTAGCAAAAGCATGTGCTTTGAAACaaacatgttatttaaaaattcaaacattgtttatcatatatatgtacgcatatgtgtatataatatatatttattgtttaaaaaattttaaatataaagaagagaaaaagcaccCTCAAAACtactatttaaaatgtcattactcttgggacttccctggtggtccagtggttaaggctctgtgcttctAGTGTAGAgagcgtgggtttgatccctgatcggggagctaagatcccacatgccaagcagCGCggccaaaagatttaaaaaaaaaagttattactcTTAAGATTGgaggattttccttttttgtttttctttccttttcttttcatagtTTATAGTTACTAGTTTCATATTGGCGTGATTATAGACTATAgacattttatttcagattttgttttcaagGAATTGTCTACTATGTTAATAAAACTAAAGTTTTTTTTGTGCCCTGGCATACAACATGTCCTAGAGTATATGCTTTTGTGTTGACAACACCTAAGCGTATATTTATATTGATGTATTTGCATGTGTAGTTGATGTCTTGCATATTATCATAGAAGTACTTCCATTCGGATCAAGGTCTAATCTAGAAAACCTATATCCTGAGAACTATTAATCTGCAAAATGATTATGTCAAGGATGTGTGGAGGATCTCATGATAAACAAAGAATTTCcaaatgtgtgtgttttgctACCTTTGGTAATAGGAGTGACTATAATTCATTTACGTAATATCTAAAGGTCTCACTCAACGAATAGTTCTCACTCCACTTTGAAATTACTGACTCTTTCTTCCTTGGCTCCAAACTGTAGCTGGAAAAAGCCATCACCTATGAGAAGTTGAGTGAGTGGACCAGCACAGACATGATGGAGTTGTGTGACGTGCAGCTGCATCTTCCCAAGTTCAAGCTGGAAGAGACGTATGATCTCCAGTCAACCCTGAGCAGTATGGGGATGAGCGATGCCTTTAACCAGAGCAAAGCAGATTTCTCAGGAATGTCTACGGAGGGAAACCTATTTTTGTCCAATGTTTTCCATAAGTCttttgtggaaataaatgaacaaggtACAGAGTCCGCATCTGGTACTGCAAGTGAGGTGAGTGTTCGAATTAGTCTCCCCTCCATTGAATTCAATGCAGACCACCCGTTCCTCTTCTTCATCAGGCACAACAAAACCAATAGCATTCTATTTTACGGGAGATTCTGCTCCCCTTAAACCCTGCATCTCTCTCATCAAACAAGAGCATCTTACagtgtgaaaaataaacatatgatgGAAAAACACAATGATAATAAAAACCAGTTTATAGCCTGGCTCTTTTTAACatacaaatattagcaaaattatcttgaaataatATATTCTAGCGATCCTATCATGCCTATATAGCTAGAGAGAATGGCAAATTTaacttctttaacttttttttttgctttctgacattcagttttattattattttttacatctttattgcagtataaatgctttacaacgttgtgttagtttctgctgtacaacaaagtgaatcagctataggtatacatatattcccatatcccctccctcttgagccaccctcccaccctccctacccaacccctctaggtggtcacaaagcaccgagctaatctccctgtgctaagcagctgcttcccactagctatccattttacatttggtagtgtatgtatgtaaatgctactccctcacttcatcccagcttccctttccccgcctgtgtcctcaagtctgttctctacgtttgcatctttattcctgccctgccactaggttcatcagtactgttttttagattccatatatatgtgttagcatacggtatttgtttttctctttctgacttacttcactctgtatgacagattctaggtccatccacctcattacaaataattcaattttgttccttttttatggctgagtaatattccattgtatatatgtgccacatcttctttactcattcatctgtctatggacatttaggtttaacattttatcttaatgtgacttttatttacatttcagaaattCGGTTATTCAATTGAATGCCTTAAAAGGCTTGAACTACCTGGTCACTATTTTCATTGTCACTTATTTTCACATGCATCatttagtgaagaaaaaaatctttatagagGTGATATATTGATAAACGAGAATTTTCTCAAGACTATTACTCTGGTGGTTCATAAATTACCACTGTAAAATTAAATCCCCCTtttctgctattttaaaaatacttatgttgacattaatggaaaaactggtgaaatccaatgaaatctggagtttagttaatagtaatgtaccaaCGTTGgcttcttagttttaaaaaaatgttccacTGTAATATTAGAAGCTAGCATTAGAGGAAACTGTGTCAGAagtatatgggaattccctgttttATCTTTGTAACTTTCctgtgaatttaaaattattccaaaataaaaattttattggaaagaaTTATTACGTGTGTAAGTTGTCACATTAACatccttgcttttaaaaatcataagctAGAAGAGTAAATTTCCaatttatataaatgtgtattgtcAGTTATAAGAAGATATCCTTAGTAAAACTTTATCTCCATAAAattggttgtgtttttctaatttctattaaaaatgctCTTACACAATGTCTCATTGGTAGTCTCATCAACTGTTATTCTAATTTTAGAGATTAAGTCTATCATTCTAGGctgctttttccattttaatctaCTAAGTGAAAGATATGATCTGATATGGATCTGACATGAATGGTGTATAAACTAGtacaagaaaatgtattttctgcattAAATCTTGGTTTGGTatcatagaataaaaaaaaaaaaaaagattctatgcTTTAGCTCCAAAGATAGGAAATTGTAATATATATGACAATTTATCAtatcattataaaacattttccctTTATCCATAATACCTCACATTAAGTAACAATGAAAGAAATCCCCTGTGTCTGTGTTCTACTAAATTAAAAGTCCTTAAGTGTTATGTATCATGTGGACTCATAAGAAAAGTAGGTAACAAGTGAACGGGGAGCATGGAAACCAAGCCAAGATAAAGGAAGAGCAGAGTAACTCTGTGTCAGAGGCTGTcaatcagaaaatattaaacacagtatttttcaaacaaacaaaagaggaaaaaggatgaTACTAGAAACTTCAGGTTAGTAAGATGCATTCAGgcagtcattcatttaaaaaatgtttgctgagcaTCTACACTGTATCAGTTGATATTCGGGGCATGAagactacatttcttttttttttttaaggatttattgtattttatttatttattttctccaattttttttctatttcagtatcactccttttcctcttcttttctttatgttattATTGTCCTACAACTATACATCTTTATGAATTATAAGCCCATGAACAGTTtcataattattgctttatgcagCTATCTTTTAAATCACATAGAAGGAAAAGTTACTAACAAGGATAAACTTATGCTgtcttttatacatatttaccTACGTAGCTACTCTTACTGGTGTGCTTTGTTTCTCTGTGAGAATTAGAGTTACTGGAAGACTACACTTCTGAACAAAAACAGACCCTGGTCCCCAGTCTCTTGGAGTCATGGAGCTTACAAACTCGTGggagaaacagactcaaagtGGATGTTAGTGCAAGGAATGATTGCAGAATAAACTGCAGTCATCTTGGAGACACATGTACCTGTGTGTGCGCATGCGTATCAGGCTTTTTCAATAATGAGGCTTAAAGTATTTGCTGATGATATTTGTGTTCTCCCCTTAGTGCAAATGTATACAGCCTATCTTTTTAGAAGGATAACAGACCTTAGAACAATAGATAATAATCACGGTCTGTTAATCTCCTTTGTTCCCAGGgaaaacaaaactattaaaaaaaacttgactGTGAATGGAAGGACGGAAAAGCAGGGCAGTAGCTACAGAGCAGAGAAGCGAGGAAGTTGTGGGgctttgtgtttatttgtttgtgttaATATGGGAGATGCTGAGTATATTTATGAGATAAGAAGACTCCAAAGAAGTAAAAGAGATTAAAGTTACAGGAGATGACTAATGGAACCATGTCCTAGAGAAGAAAGAAGTCTACTTTCCTTGAAACAGAAGGGGTAGAGATATGGTAGGCCCAGTGAAGGGGACCACGGGCCACCCCTCCGTTATTGGGTGTAAAGAGGAAAGATATTCCCTTCGCCACTATCTGTCAGAGACCAGGAGAACTAATCCCTATGTGATCTTTAGCCCATTCATGTTTAGTTAATGATGTGTCAGGGCTGTGGTTCCTTTAAGCTTTTCCAGAGTAAGAACTCTCTGAAAAGTAGGGACCCAATGTAAACCTGAGATGGCAAGGATACTCGTCAAAATTGTTCTGTGATGCTCTAGACTGGAGGGTCTCCATTTATCTCTGACTCCTAATTAGCCTTCTCAGTTCCCCTCTAGAAGCTGAACTGCACAGACTTCTGGGTCAGGGATAGTTACTTGGATTTGAACTTCAACTTGGCTCTTTGAACCTGTGCACAGGCACTAGACCCACTGTTTCATAATGCAGAGGCTTGAGAGTTGCGTCCTCATGTGTCTGCTTTGGGCAAGGTATTGCAAAGGATGCGTGCTACCAGATGGTGTTACTGTGATTAAAAACAGCAACCTAGAACATTAAAAAGTAGaacttttacaatattttttaataagcagTGTAGCAACCATCGATAGCTTTTGAAAAACAATGAGGCTTGTTTATTATTTCATaccaaagtactttaaaaaagaggttaattacttacatattttttttaaagtctggtgCTCCAAATGTGCTGAACTTTTCTGTGATCATAAATGGCTTATTAGTAGTAGAAAATCTAGCAAGTATTCTTCAAAATAAACAGTCGATTGCCTTTAGGTAAAGGTACATCTTACCTATGAATGAGAAATCAACTGCTTTTGAAAGAGTGTAGAGTGATTATTTTGAGAACATCTATATGGATATTTTCCATTATAtgattttattgctaaaaagatATTAACAATTTCATATTTGGGCACttaaaaacttggaaatataattttctaaactTCATTAAAATCTTACACAAAGAAAAGATTTGGTGGGcttcaaactgtcaaaaatatttaaaatatgacgGTTTAAAAATTTTGGTTTGCAAGAACAAATGATTTTCAAGAGGATAAAGAGATTTTTACCAGTTAGATTTTAACCAGAAATCTTTGCATAATTAGCATGTGGATGAAAATCAAATGTCCAGGTTTAGTAAGTACAGCTAATGATgcctttattccatttttaaatcaaccCATTTCCTGAGAAGACTTTTCTTATGATAGCTATCAATCCAAGTTTAGAAATAAACTGAACTTAAAACCAGGCCTTCAAATTACTGTATTTCAAAGCTTTAAACTAAGATTAAAACAGGCAAACATATATTCAATTACATTGatctcattaaattttaaaataatttttgtaagcACAAAAATGTACTTCTAAtcaaaaagtgtttttcttatctttaaaatttttgtttacgTGTTTTATAGCGTGCATAATATATTAGTATTTAGCATAAAGCACATGTAAATTCGATACTGGAGATGCATGCTCAAAAATTGTTTTGATGGGACGTCCTACCAGAACAGTTTGGAAACCACTGGCTTTAGGAAGCTTTAACCTCTGGTTTTGCTTTTAGTTAATTTTCAAAGTGGAGTTCCGATTCTGAAACTGCTCTTGCATACACGCGTACTAACCCAGGAAAACAAACCAATCCCCCAATTGGCTAAGTCTTCCCCAAACACCCTCAGGGGGCGGGTGACTTGCCTCCCCCGCCAAGCCGTCTGCTCTCAGCCGGGGCAGGAGGGGGCGCGCGAGGCTCAGCCTCCGTCCGGGGTCCAGCCTGGGGATGCGGAGTCAGAGACGGCACAGGCCAGCGCCACCTCCCGGTGCTCTGAGTCACCGCCGGAAGCCGGCCCGAAAGCAAAGCGGGCGTGAAGCGTCCACCAAGCCGGAACAGCAGCGGCCGCAGCAGTAGAAGCGGCAGCAACAGCTGGAATCTCCCAGGTACCGGGGCTGGGAGGGCTCCCGAGCCCTCAGGTTCCCACGGCGGCCGCCTCTAGCCTAGAGTTCCTGCGGAGAGAGGACGGGGgcgaggaggggaggaagggaggccaGAGGCAGACGCAGGGgttgggaaaggaggaggagaggactAGGGGAACGACGGCAGGAGGTATCCGGGCAGGAGAGCTGCGGGGCTGGGGTCGCCCTGGCCCCCCCGTACCCTGGGCCCCCGGCCCGCTTGGTCTGGGGCTCGAAGGTGAGTCTCCCAGGACGGGGCTCCGAGACCCGAGCGCAGGTGCGCGGTGCGCAGACCCGCCCTGGGTCAGAGGGTGGTCTCCGGAGTGGAAGGGCCACCCGGCCTGCTGCCGCCGCTGCGCTGCGATTTGCCGGCAGTGAGGGCGCGGCCGGTGCCCCGAGCCTGGGCGGCGGTTCCCGGAGATGGAAGGGCGGAAGCTTTGGGGAGAGCGAGTGGGAGGAGCGCAGGGCGCAGCGGGAAGACTGTGGCGCCCACGGCCTCCTCGCCTGGAGTTTGCATGGAGCCTTAGGCAAGTTCCCAGAGGTGCTGGGTCAATGCCACCCGCAGCACAAGCCCCTGTCCCCTCTGCGATCCAGCTTATTGCGCgtacctccctcccctcccctcccctcttctcgttctcctccacttcctcctccttctcattctttttcttcttctctctcagttcctccctcccttccttttttctttctgtatttcttccattctttttctttttttttctttaacatctttcatCTGTTCTTCTTTATGGGCTGCTTTCCCTCAATGTGAAACAAACAGAAGCTTTCTCCCCGTCTCCCCTCCTCTGCAGCCACAGTAGTTAACTGAATCGATTCCACACTGCCCCGATACTACTCAGCCGTCTAGCTCCGGCTCCCACCCCTTGCTGAGGGCTTTCAGGCCCAGACTGGCTCCCCTCCGCCTCTCCAGCCTGGGTGTTACCTTCCTGtcctcctccagccctccccacttccccgGCCCCTCACACACTCCCCGTTCTCCCAGGACATCCGGATTATTGGGTCTCGGTCTCTCGTCTTTTTCCTCTCACTACCTGCAAAAATTGGAAATTCTCCGGAAcgaggtggatttttttttctcttctgcctccTCATGTACATTCTGAGTAATTTCATCCATTCCCCTAGAAGCTCCTGGAATCAGGATGCTGATGGCTCCCAGTGCTCGCTGGAGAACTTCTCAGCTTGAGTCCCCTACCTATGTTGACAAACGTCCCTCAGCTGTCTTTGTTACAGGATCCCTTGGGATGGAATGTTCCACTCATCTCACATGGAACAGATGGAACGCAGCGCCTTCCCCACCCCAAGCTGGCTCCTCACA
Above is a genomic segment from Balaenoptera musculus isolate JJ_BM4_2016_0621 chromosome 14, mBalMus1.pri.v3, whole genome shotgun sequence containing:
- the SERPINB10 gene encoding serpin B10; translation: MDSLAKSVNQFALELSKKLAESAEGKNIFFSPWGISTSLAMVYLGTKGTTAAQMSRVLQFSRDQDSKSCPDSFEKKKKMEFNVGKVEEIHSNFQTLISEINNPSNAYILKTANRIYAEKTYQFHNKYIQDMKTYFGAEPQSVNFMGASDQIRKEINSWVESQTEGKILNLLPDDAVNSVTRMVLVNAVYFKGIWEHQFLVQNTTEKPFRINKTTSKPVQMMSTKEKLQVFYIKKPQAKGLQLFYESHDLSLLILLPEDSSGLDQLEKAITYEKLSEWTSTDMMELCDVQLHLPKFKLEETYDLQSTLSSMGMSDAFNQSKADFSGMSTEGNLFLSNVFHKSFVEINEQGTESASGTASEVSVRISLPSIEFNADHPFLFFIRHNKTNSILFYGRFCSP